The Metabacillus sediminilitoris genome window below encodes:
- a CDS encoding LacI family DNA-binding transcriptional regulator: protein MKQKITIRDVAKHAGVSSATVSYVLNGVKKVSEDTKERVLLSIEQLNYQPDFTAISLSKRKSKMLGIILPLVGGSLAPIFKENHYFSELLSGVEYECRNNGFDFLISGISEAEECKSWVMKRNLDALLVIGKFSQKVHKEMKTLSLPLVFVDSFESDTNLYHNIRIDDELGGYLGTKHLIDLGHNQIRFVPNGRIDRDVDGQRFLGFKRALSEANIEFKPSMIIEGGTNSFENGYKLGYEMAKNLEMTAVFTSADITAFGIMKALTDNGIKVPDDISIVGFDDLMISRYTSPSLTTIRQDVFRKGAVSAQIAIEAIENNDKEIKGIMLPVELVIRDSTASI from the coding sequence ATGAAACAAAAAATAACGATACGTGACGTCGCAAAACACGCTGGTGTGTCATCTGCAACAGTATCTTATGTTCTAAATGGTGTAAAAAAGGTTTCAGAGGACACGAAAGAAAGAGTTTTATTATCTATCGAACAACTAAACTATCAACCTGATTTCACTGCTATTAGCTTATCGAAAAGAAAATCTAAGATGCTTGGCATCATATTGCCGTTAGTAGGCGGTTCACTTGCACCGATTTTTAAAGAAAATCATTATTTTAGTGAGTTGCTTAGCGGAGTTGAATATGAATGCAGGAACAATGGATTTGATTTTCTTATTTCTGGTATCTCAGAAGCGGAAGAATGCAAAAGCTGGGTAATGAAACGCAATTTAGACGCTCTGCTTGTGATAGGAAAGTTTTCGCAAAAAGTTCACAAAGAAATGAAAACGTTATCTTTACCGTTAGTGTTTGTCGATTCGTTTGAAAGTGATACAAATCTTTATCATAATATCCGAATCGATGATGAATTAGGTGGATACTTAGGAACAAAGCATTTAATCGATCTAGGACATAATCAGATCCGATTTGTTCCGAATGGGAGAATCGATCGCGATGTCGACGGGCAACGTTTTTTAGGATTTAAGCGTGCCTTATCTGAAGCAAATATTGAGTTCAAACCGAGCATGATTATTGAAGGCGGAACGAATTCCTTTGAAAACGGCTATAAACTAGGATATGAAATGGCGAAAAATCTAGAAATGACAGCAGTTTTTACATCTGCAGACATCACTGCGTTTGGAATTATGAAAGCGCTAACTGATAATGGAATTAAAGTTCCAGACGATATCTCAATTGTTGGATTTGATGATTTGATGATTAGTCGTTATACGTCACCAAGTTTAACAACGATTCGTCAGGATGTTTTTCGTAAAGGAGCAGTTTCTGCACAAATCGCGATTGAAGCCATTGAGAATAATGATAAAGAAATAAAAGGAATCATGCTGCCTGTAGAGCTTGTTATTCGAGACTCGACAGCAAGCATTTAA
- a CDS encoding Gfo/Idh/MocA family protein, which translates to MGKLQFGIIGVGGIAQGRHIPALQALKEECVITAVSDVNKERAQEVAAKYNIVHVFDDYHDMFNVVDAVIICTPNKFHAEITVAALEAGVHVLCEKPMALSAEECEKMLEASQRSNKVLAIAYHYRFMKNSQAAKQLMKEVGTPLVTRVQALRRRKVPGWGVFTNKSLQGGGSLIDYGCHLLDLAIWLMGSPKHISVNGSTYNMLSKTPNSVNQWGAFDHETFDVDDHVTAYIKFENGASLLLETSWAANILDDQEHVSISGVEGGISVFPLELYTAKNGMLMNSQPAWVPGEDDPGLAQAKNFIDACLGQAELIVKPEEALQVSQIIDEIYKSADAK; encoded by the coding sequence ATGGGTAAGTTACAATTCGGAATCATCGGTGTGGGTGGAATTGCCCAAGGAAGACATATCCCAGCACTTCAGGCGTTAAAGGAAGAATGCGTCATTACAGCAGTAAGTGATGTGAACAAGGAAAGGGCACAGGAAGTTGCTGCTAAGTATAACATTGTACATGTTTTTGATGATTATCATGATATGTTTAACGTAGTAGATGCCGTCATTATTTGTACACCGAACAAATTTCATGCTGAAATAACAGTTGCTGCACTCGAAGCAGGTGTACACGTTCTATGTGAAAAACCAATGGCATTGTCTGCAGAAGAATGTGAAAAAATGCTTGAGGCATCACAGCGTTCAAATAAAGTACTTGCGATTGCCTACCATTATCGCTTTATGAAAAATTCCCAAGCTGCAAAACAATTGATGAAAGAGGTTGGAACGCCGCTTGTAACAAGAGTTCAAGCATTGCGCCGCAGAAAAGTGCCTGGCTGGGGTGTGTTTACAAACAAATCTCTTCAAGGCGGAGGCAGTTTAATTGATTACGGCTGCCACCTGCTTGATTTAGCCATATGGTTAATGGGGAGCCCGAAACATATTTCAGTCAATGGTAGTACGTATAATATGTTAAGTAAAACACCAAATAGTGTAAATCAATGGGGAGCATTTGATCATGAAACATTTGATGTTGATGATCATGTAACTGCTTATATTAAATTTGAAAATGGGGCATCTCTTTTACTTGAAACATCTTGGGCGGCCAATATTTTAGATGACCAAGAACATGTGAGTATTTCAGGTGTCGAAGGTGGAATAAGTGTTTTCCCGCTTGAACTTTATACGGCAAAGAATGGCATGCTCATGAATAGTCAGCCTGCTTGGGTGCCAGGTGAGGATGATCCAGGTCTCGCCCAAGCGAAAAACTTCATTGATGCTTGCCTTGGTCAAGCTGAACTGATCGTAAAGCCTGAAGAGGCATTGCAAGTTTCACAAATTATTGATGAAATTTATAAATCCGCTGACGCAAAATAA
- a CDS encoding PAS domain S-box protein: MHPKNSIEKINRTLPKKVNILMVDDHPENLLALEAVLNSPNYHLVSANSGKEALKCMLKQDFAVILLDVQMPGLNGFETAKLIKAREKTRHIPIIFITAISQDIEHVHKGYSVGAIDYIFKPFHPETLKQKIEQFVKIQQNHEENIIQTDREYTVELNEVNKKLDRTTLNLRRTEALAKVIGETISDTIVTFDEQGSIISVNPAVKNMFGYNPDELIGKHIVMLLKKVKGDHVKDSSFAFFSSIKQAVGLGKIIESIAKRKDESYFYADIQIGETKVENHQIFVCTIRDVTERKQIEEVKKQKVNNLEHIVEKRTLELLKANENLQKEIEERNKISDHLFLSQERFQKIFESSPCLMAIFSQKDQIFIDVNTSWVNFTGYSYNELVNKKIDFQHFIDESDDNQVDLKQIVRNQKISYRTKKGDIRSGLLSTEKIDIHSEPCTLIALTDITERVHLEKEMYRLDRLNLIGEMAAGIAHEIRNPMTTVHGFLQLSKTNFDSLSIEIVDLMLEELNRANSIITEFLNLAKNKISVKKQQNLNAIIEALFPLIQAEALRSSKQIKLELNKCPHIFIDQKEIRQLILNIALNGLDAMTSGGKLIIKTYAEERSVILEITDQGEGMSPEVLEKIGTPFFTTKEKGTGLGLAICYSVAERHHAEIDIDTSNEGTTFSVRFNLH; this comes from the coding sequence ATGCATCCGAAAAACTCTATCGAAAAAATAAATAGAACTCTTCCAAAAAAGGTTAATATTTTAATGGTAGATGATCATCCAGAAAATCTGCTTGCATTGGAGGCTGTACTCAACTCTCCAAACTATCACTTAGTTAGTGCAAATTCAGGTAAAGAGGCATTAAAATGCATGCTGAAACAAGATTTTGCTGTAATTTTACTAGACGTTCAAATGCCTGGTTTAAATGGATTTGAAACAGCTAAACTAATTAAAGCTAGAGAAAAAACGAGACATATACCAATTATTTTTATTACTGCAATTAGTCAAGATATCGAACATGTCCACAAAGGATATTCTGTTGGAGCGATTGATTATATATTTAAACCTTTTCACCCAGAAACACTTAAGCAGAAAATAGAACAGTTTGTGAAAATTCAACAAAATCATGAAGAGAACATTATTCAGACTGATAGAGAATATACAGTTGAACTTAATGAAGTAAACAAAAAGTTAGATCGAACGACGCTAAATTTGCGAAGGACTGAGGCATTGGCCAAGGTCATTGGTGAAACAATCAGCGATACGATTGTAACGTTTGATGAACAAGGCTCTATTATTTCAGTGAATCCAGCAGTTAAAAATATGTTTGGTTACAATCCGGATGAACTAATTGGAAAACATATTGTGATGCTCTTAAAAAAAGTAAAAGGTGATCATGTTAAAGATTCTTCGTTTGCTTTCTTTTCCTCTATTAAACAAGCTGTAGGCTTAGGAAAGATAATTGAATCAATAGCAAAACGAAAAGACGAAAGTTATTTTTATGCAGATATTCAAATTGGAGAGACGAAAGTCGAAAACCACCAAATTTTTGTTTGCACAATTCGTGATGTAACAGAAAGAAAGCAGATCGAGGAAGTTAAAAAGCAAAAAGTTAATAATCTAGAACATATTGTAGAAAAACGAACACTAGAGCTTTTAAAAGCCAATGAGAATTTACAAAAGGAGATTGAAGAACGAAATAAGATCTCTGACCATCTATTTTTATCCCAAGAAAGATTTCAGAAAATATTCGAGTCCAGTCCATGCTTGATGGCGATCTTTTCTCAAAAAGATCAGATTTTCATTGATGTTAATACTAGCTGGGTGAACTTTACTGGTTACTCTTACAATGAACTGGTTAATAAAAAAATTGATTTCCAGCATTTTATTGATGAATCTGACGATAACCAAGTTGACCTTAAGCAGATCGTTCGAAATCAAAAAATTAGTTACAGAACGAAAAAAGGGGATATTCGCTCAGGCCTATTATCCACTGAGAAAATTGATATCCATTCTGAGCCATGTACGTTAATTGCTTTGACCGATATTACAGAAAGGGTACATTTGGAGAAGGAGATGTATCGATTAGATCGGTTAAATCTAATTGGTGAGATGGCCGCGGGAATTGCTCATGAAATAAGAAATCCAATGACGACAGTTCACGGCTTTCTACAATTATCAAAAACGAATTTTGATAGTCTATCAATCGAGATAGTTGATTTAATGTTAGAAGAATTAAACAGAGCGAATTCAATTATTACAGAATTTTTAAATTTAGCGAAAAATAAAATTAGTGTTAAAAAGCAACAAAATTTAAATGCAATTATTGAAGCACTATTTCCACTCATTCAAGCAGAAGCCTTACGTTCTAGTAAACAAATTAAACTAGAACTAAATAAATGTCCTCATATATTCATAGATCAAAAAGAAATACGTCAGCTTATCTTAAATATTGCGTTAAATGGGCTAGATGCCATGACTTCTGGTGGAAAGCTTATCATTAAAACATATGCAGAAGAACGATCTGTCATATTAGAAATAACAGACCAAGGTGAAGGAATGAGTCCTGAAGTGTTGGAGAAAATAGGGACACCTTTCTTTACTACAAAAGAAAAGGGAACAGGATTAGGTTTAGCAATTTGTTATAGTGTAGCTGAACGACATCATGCTGAAATAGATATAGACACAAGTAACGAGGGGACAACTTTCTCAGTTCGTTTCAACCTACATTAA
- a CDS encoding ThuA domain-containing protein, which translates to MTKVTVWNENRHEQKNPVVSEIYPKGIHGAIAEFLQADNNDVRTATLDESEHGLTDEVLENTDVLVWWGHLAHGEVEDEIVKKVQQRVLDGMGLIVLHSGHFSKIFKVLMGTSCDLKWREADEKERLWVVDPTHPIAEGIGEYIELEQEEMYGEHFDIPAPDELIFTSWFEGGEIFRSGCTFKRGNGKIFYFRPGHETYPTYHNEQVQQVIKNAVKYVKPVIRNRPVYGNAQPLETISAK; encoded by the coding sequence ATGACAAAAGTTACTGTATGGAATGAAAATAGACATGAACAGAAAAATCCAGTAGTAAGTGAGATTTATCCAAAAGGAATTCACGGCGCAATTGCTGAATTTCTTCAAGCAGATAACAATGACGTAAGAACAGCAACTCTAGATGAGTCGGAGCATGGTCTTACAGATGAAGTATTAGAAAATACAGATGTATTAGTTTGGTGGGGGCATCTTGCTCATGGAGAAGTTGAAGATGAAATTGTGAAAAAGGTCCAACAACGAGTGCTAGATGGAATGGGGCTAATCGTTCTTCATTCAGGCCACTTCTCAAAAATCTTCAAAGTGTTAATGGGAACAAGCTGTGACTTAAAATGGCGAGAAGCAGATGAAAAAGAACGCCTTTGGGTAGTTGATCCAACACATCCGATAGCTGAAGGTATTGGTGAGTATATTGAATTAGAACAAGAAGAAATGTATGGTGAACATTTTGATATTCCAGCACCTGATGAATTGATTTTTACAAGCTGGTTCGAAGGTGGAGAAATCTTCCGTAGTGGATGTACGTTCAAGCGCGGAAATGGAAAGATTTTTTATTTCCGTCCAGGTCATGAAACATATCCGACATATCACAATGAACAAGTACAACAAGTCATTAAGAACGCTGTGAAATACGTAAAACCAGTAATCAGAAACCGCCCTGTTTATGGAAATGCACAGCCATTAGAGACGATTTCTGCAAAATAA
- a CDS encoding Gfo/Idh/MocA family protein, producing MAKLRIGVIGCGSIAQHRHLLEYAANKDVELVAVCDIVEDRVKEIASKYQAKAYTDYKELIQSGEVDAVSVCTPNYLHAPISIEALNNGLHVLCEKPMATSREEAEAMIQAAEKSGKKLMIAHNQRFVRSHQLARQLIESGSIGKIYSFRTAFGHPGPEGWSVDGKDSWFFQKEKAYIGAMGDLGVHKTDLLRYLLDEEIVEVGAFIETTAKDFADVDDTAVCALKTESGIIGTLAASWSYTAKEDNSTIIYGEKAIIRLEDHPTYSLIVHYSNGEVVNYELGKIQSNDEGGQKTTHVIDHFVDSVTQNTEPLISGEEGMRSLAVILAAIKSNDTKTIAKVFE from the coding sequence ATGGCTAAATTAAGAATCGGAGTAATTGGATGTGGGAGTATTGCCCAACATCGTCATCTTTTAGAATATGCGGCAAACAAAGACGTTGAATTAGTTGCCGTTTGTGACATAGTTGAGGACAGAGTAAAGGAAATAGCAAGCAAATATCAAGCGAAGGCATATACAGACTATAAAGAACTTATCCAAAGTGGTGAAGTAGATGCTGTAAGTGTGTGTACACCAAATTATCTTCATGCACCAATTTCAATTGAAGCGCTAAATAACGGATTACATGTATTATGTGAAAAGCCAATGGCTACTTCTAGAGAGGAAGCAGAGGCAATGATTCAAGCAGCAGAGAAAAGCGGCAAAAAACTTATGATTGCACATAACCAACGTTTTGTCCGTTCTCATCAGCTTGCTCGTCAATTAATTGAAAGCGGTTCAATCGGAAAGATTTATAGCTTCCGCACAGCATTTGGTCATCCTGGTCCAGAGGGTTGGAGTGTTGATGGAAAAGATAGCTGGTTCTTCCAAAAAGAAAAAGCATATATCGGTGCAATGGGGGATCTAGGTGTTCATAAAACAGATTTGCTGCGCTATTTACTAGATGAAGAGATTGTTGAAGTTGGAGCATTTATTGAAACAACTGCGAAGGACTTTGCTGATGTCGATGATACTGCTGTTTGTGCGCTAAAAACAGAAAGCGGAATTATTGGCACACTTGCTGCGAGCTGGTCTTATACAGCAAAAGAAGATAATTCAACAATTATCTATGGAGAAAAGGCCATTATCCGTTTAGAAGATCATCCAACTTATTCATTAATTGTTCATTATTCAAATGGTGAAGTTGTAAATTATGAACTGGGTAAAATCCAATCAAATGATGAAGGCGGCCAAAAAACAACACATGTTATTGATCACTTTGTAGATTCCGTTACTCAAAATACAGAGCCGCTCATTAGTGGTGAAGAAGGTATGAGATCATTAGCGGTTATTCTTGCAGCAATCAAATCAAACGATACGAAGACGATTGCAAAAGTATTTGAGTGA
- a CDS encoding NAD(P)/FAD-dependent oxidoreductase produces MKKFVIVGAGILGASTAYHLAKLGSDVTLVDRQDQGQATDAAAGIVCPWLSQRRNKAWYQLVKGGARYYPELVEQLKADGETDTGYKRVGAISIHHDADKLEKMAERARKRREDAPEIGEITILSAAETKRLFPLLAEDYGSVHVSGGARVNGRALREALVNGAKKHGAKVLYGDAKLIHTNDKVTGIKLQGKTIVADKVLVTAGAWAKELLQPLGVQFLVSPQKAQIVHLEMQNTDTSQWPVVMPPNDQYILTFENGRVVIGATHEDEAGLDYRVTAGGLYEIFSKALTIAPGLADGTMLETRVGFRPFTPGFLPVIGALPTYQGLLFANGLGASGLTSGPYLGAELAKLALDKPLEIDLSLYDVAGALEA; encoded by the coding sequence ATGAAAAAATTCGTCATCGTTGGAGCGGGGATACTCGGAGCATCAACCGCTTATCATCTCGCAAAATTAGGTAGTGACGTGACGCTTGTTGATCGTCAAGATCAAGGACAAGCAACAGATGCTGCAGCAGGTATTGTTTGTCCTTGGCTTTCACAGCGTCGAAATAAAGCGTGGTATCAACTAGTGAAAGGCGGAGCGAGATACTATCCGGAATTGGTTGAGCAATTAAAAGCAGATGGAGAAACAGATACAGGATATAAACGTGTAGGTGCAATAAGTATCCACCATGATGCTGATAAGTTAGAAAAGATGGCTGAGCGAGCGAGAAAACGCCGTGAGGATGCACCAGAAATTGGGGAAATTACCATTTTATCAGCAGCGGAAACAAAAAGATTGTTTCCGCTATTAGCAGAGGATTATGGATCTGTCCATGTAAGCGGAGGGGCACGTGTGAATGGAAGAGCACTTCGTGAAGCTTTAGTTAATGGTGCAAAAAAGCATGGAGCTAAAGTTCTTTATGGGGATGCAAAACTTATCCATACTAATGATAAAGTAACTGGCATCAAGTTGCAGGGCAAAACGATAGTAGCTGACAAAGTACTTGTCACAGCAGGAGCATGGGCGAAGGAATTATTACAGCCATTAGGTGTTCAATTTTTAGTTTCGCCGCAGAAAGCTCAAATCGTTCATCTTGAAATGCAGAATACTGATACGAGTCAATGGCCAGTTGTCATGCCGCCAAATGACCAATATATCCTTACATTTGAAAATGGACGGGTCGTCATTGGGGCAACACATGAAGATGAAGCAGGTCTTGACTACCGAGTAACAGCAGGCGGACTTTACGAAATTTTTAGCAAGGCCTTAACCATTGCCCCAGGTTTAGCAGATGGCACGATGCTTGAAACAAGGGTAGGCTTCCGCCCGTTCACACCTGGATTCTTACCTGTCATTGGGGCATTACCGACATATCAAGGCCTTTTATTTGCAAATGGATTAGGAGCATCAGGCTTAACAAGTGGTCCATATCTTGGTGCTGAACTAGCAAAGCTTGCACTTGATAAGCCTTTAGAAATTGATTTAAGTCTATATGATGTTGCCGGGGCACTTGAGGCATAG
- a CDS encoding class I SAM-dependent rRNA methyltransferase, producing the protein MKNAVRLQVKSDFVKYMKAGNPLINKDAIKNSDALKVEGTIIDLYDEKNQFLAKGYYGKQNKGRGWVLSRNQHEVIDQAFFEKKIRRALEERHFLFEDPDTTAFRVFNGEGDGIGGLTIDYYDGYFVMSWYSEGIYHFKEAVTQSLTNLIEFKGLYEKKRFDVKGTYIEDDDFVVGERANFPLIVKENGIRFAIYLNDGAMVGVFLDQRDVRKTIRDKYARGKTVLNTFSYTGAFSVAAALGGAAKTTSVDLANRSKAKTIEQFSVNGLDYEAHDIIVEDVFHYFKYAVRKNLLFDMVILDPPSFARSKKHTFSAGKDYPDLLKQAIAITEKNGMIVASSNCSTFGMNKFKGFIEKAFHESGETYEILEEFSLPQDFKTIKEFKEGNYLKVVFIKKQS; encoded by the coding sequence ATGAAGAATGCAGTTCGATTACAGGTAAAATCAGATTTTGTGAAATATATGAAAGCAGGCAACCCGCTAATCAACAAGGATGCCATTAAAAATAGTGATGCCTTAAAAGTAGAAGGTACAATTATCGATTTATATGATGAGAAAAATCAGTTTCTTGCAAAGGGATACTATGGGAAACAAAACAAAGGCCGAGGTTGGGTTTTATCGAGAAATCAACATGAGGTGATTGATCAAGCTTTCTTCGAAAAAAAAATAAGACGAGCATTAGAAGAACGCCATTTTCTTTTTGAAGATCCTGACACAACGGCCTTTCGAGTTTTTAATGGTGAAGGCGACGGGATTGGCGGCTTAACGATCGATTATTATGATGGTTATTTTGTTATGAGTTGGTATAGTGAAGGGATTTATCATTTTAAAGAAGCTGTGACTCAGTCTTTAACAAATTTAATAGAGTTTAAAGGGCTCTATGAAAAAAAGCGCTTTGATGTCAAAGGGACGTATATAGAAGATGATGATTTTGTAGTCGGAGAAAGAGCAAATTTCCCGCTTATTGTGAAGGAAAATGGAATTCGATTTGCCATTTATTTAAATGATGGTGCAATGGTTGGAGTATTTCTTGATCAAAGAGATGTTAGGAAAACGATTCGAGATAAATATGCAAGAGGGAAAACTGTGTTAAATACGTTCTCTTATACAGGGGCGTTTTCTGTCGCTGCTGCATTAGGAGGTGCAGCGAAAACAACGAGTGTTGACCTTGCAAATCGCAGTAAAGCGAAAACAATTGAACAATTTAGTGTAAATGGTCTTGATTATGAAGCACATGATATCATCGTTGAAGATGTGTTTCATTATTTTAAATATGCTGTAAGAAAGAATTTGCTATTCGATATGGTTATATTAGACCCACCAAGCTTTGCCCGCTCAAAAAAACATACGTTTAGTGCAGGGAAGGATTATCCCGATCTATTAAAGCAAGCGATTGCTATTACAGAGAAAAATGGTATGATTGTTGCTTCATCAAACTGCAGCACCTTCGGAATGAATAAATTCAAGGGCTTTATCGAAAAGGCTTTTCATGAGTCTGGTGAGACATATGAAATTCTCGAAGAGTTTAGCCTCCCGCAGGATTTTAAGACAATAAAAGAATTTAAAGAAGGAAACTATTTAAAAGTAGTTTTTATAAAAAAACAGTCTTAG
- a CDS encoding sugar ABC transporter substrate-binding protein has protein sequence MKKNKAFILIMLIIVVILGGFITKSLADDKPKVIVVLDNLNIEYWNTIKAGAEKGFRDFGIEGKVLASKNGTDKEIIEILKGIQKEKPDALIVSGQSLNYIPELEKFVNNKIPVLLVSTDLPWVNKTSYIGTNNIDLGETAGAFIASQLQPGDQVALIGGDPNFSVFAERIQGNKEALKEAGIDIAVERFGISDEEKTIKNTVAKMLHDYPSIKGVIVTHDTMALEVLKEIKNQGLNIPVIGADGITEMIDLILNGTIPGTVAQNPYDMGYLSVETALKVTKGEKVDSFIDSGVDIIVEGNAKDRHEFLIKLYNKKNGTVESKR, from the coding sequence GTGAAAAAAAACAAAGCATTTATTCTTATTATGTTGATTATAGTGGTTATATTAGGTGGGTTTATTACAAAGTCACTTGCAGATGATAAGCCTAAAGTAATTGTTGTGTTGGATAATTTAAATATAGAATATTGGAACACGATTAAAGCAGGCGCTGAAAAAGGATTCAGGGACTTTGGGATTGAAGGAAAAGTGCTTGCATCAAAAAATGGTACTGATAAAGAAATAATTGAAATATTAAAAGGTATCCAAAAAGAAAAACCAGATGCACTAATTGTCTCGGGACAATCACTTAACTATATTCCTGAGTTAGAAAAATTCGTTAATAATAAAATTCCAGTTTTACTTGTATCGACAGATCTTCCCTGGGTAAATAAAACCTCTTATATTGGTACAAATAACATAGATTTAGGGGAAACGGCTGGAGCATTTATTGCTTCACAGCTTCAACCCGGAGATCAAGTGGCTCTTATTGGCGGGGATCCAAATTTCTCAGTTTTTGCTGAAAGAATACAAGGAAACAAAGAAGCATTAAAAGAAGCAGGAATCGATATCGCAGTTGAAAGATTTGGCATATCTGATGAGGAAAAAACAATAAAGAATACAGTTGCAAAGATGTTGCATGATTATCCCTCTATAAAAGGTGTCATAGTAACACATGATACGATGGCATTAGAAGTATTAAAAGAAATTAAAAATCAGGGTCTAAATATACCAGTCATCGGGGCAGATGGTATAACAGAAATGATTGATTTAATCCTTAACGGAACGATTCCAGGCACCGTTGCCCAAAATCCTTATGATATGGGATACCTAAGTGTTGAAACTGCCTTGAAGGTGACAAAAGGAGAAAAGGTAGATTCCTTTATAGATAGTGGAGTAGACATTATTGTTGAAGGTAATGCAAAAGATAGACACGAATTTTTGATAAAGTTGTATAATAAAAAGAATGGAACGGTCGAGTCGAAAAGGTAG
- a CDS encoding sugar phosphate isomerase/epimerase family protein encodes MKLGVFTVLFNDKSFEDMLDRVKASGLHAVEIGTGGYPGNSHCDLDALLESEEKRNEYAAKIQDKNLIISAFSCHANPISPDKEFANDSHETLLKTIKLASLLNVPVVNTFSGTAGDHEGAKYPNWPVTPWPNEYGDVLKWQWEEKLIPYWKEVGQYAQEHNVKIGLELHGGFLVHTPYTLLKLREATCDAIGANLDPSHLWWQGIDPVAAIKILGKANAIHHFHAKDTYIDQDNVNMYGLTDMQPYGEVQTRAWTFRSVGCGHSLTEWNDIMSALRTYNYDYVVSIEHEDPIMSIDEGFERAVTNLKGVLINETPSQMWWV; translated from the coding sequence ATGAAACTAGGTGTATTCACAGTTCTTTTTAATGATAAATCATTTGAGGATATGTTAGATCGCGTAAAAGCTTCAGGACTTCATGCAGTAGAGATCGGTACAGGAGGGTATCCCGGAAACAGCCATTGTGATTTAGATGCATTATTAGAGAGTGAAGAGAAGCGTAACGAATATGCAGCAAAGATACAGGACAAAAACTTAATCATTAGTGCGTTTAGCTGTCATGCAAATCCCATTTCGCCTGATAAGGAATTTGCAAACGACAGTCATGAAACACTTTTAAAAACAATTAAACTAGCATCCTTATTAAACGTTCCGGTTGTTAATACATTCTCGGGCACAGCAGGTGACCATGAAGGTGCTAAATATCCGAACTGGCCAGTTACACCATGGCCAAATGAATATGGTGATGTGTTAAAGTGGCAATGGGAAGAAAAATTAATTCCTTATTGGAAAGAAGTTGGCCAATATGCACAAGAGCATAATGTAAAAATTGGGTTGGAATTACACGGCGGATTTTTAGTTCACACTCCTTATACATTGCTTAAGCTTCGTGAGGCAACTTGTGATGCGATCGGTGCAAATTTAGATCCAAGTCATTTGTGGTGGCAAGGAATTGATCCAGTTGCTGCAATCAAAATTTTAGGAAAAGCAAATGCGATTCACCATTTCCATGCGAAAGATACTTATATTGATCAGGATAATGTCAATATGTATGGTTTAACAGATATGCAGCCATACGGTGAAGTACAGACAAGAGCTTGGACATTTCGATCTGTTGGATGCGGTCATAGCTTAACTGAGTGGAATGACATCATGAGTGCACTTCGTACGTACAACTATGATTATGTCGTAAGCATTGAGCACGAAGATCCAATCATGTCGATTGATGAAGGCTTTGAACGAGCTGTAACGAATCTTAAAGGTGTATTAATTAATGAAACACCATCACAAATGTGGTGGGTATAA